Below is a genomic region from Persicimonas caeni.
GTGGGTGACGACCACGTCGACCTCGGCGCCGCGCGGAACTGCCAAGCAGTATTCGCCGGAGGGGCCGCTCGTCGCGGTTTCGCTCTCGGTGCCGAAGGGGCCGTCGTAGCGGCCGGAGATGGTCGCGCCTTCGATGGGATTGCCGCCTTCGTCGACGACCGTGCCGGAGAGGCACGACGGCGGGGCGAGTTCGATTTGGACCTGCTGGCAATCACCGTCTCCCATGCCGCTGCATGTCGCGGCGGTTCCCGTGCCGGAGATCTCGACGGCGTCGCCGATCTGGGTGCGCCCGTCGGAACCGGCGGCGCTCACCTGGGCGGTTGAGCCGAGCTTGAAGTCGACGCAGGTCACGCCGGAGTCACCGGTGATTCCGTAGGAGGTGCCGTTGTAGGAGACGCCGTCGACGTAGATCTGCGCGCCGGAGACCGGGGCGCCGCTGGCTTCGTCGACGACCGAGACCTGCACACACTCCTTGTCGTACCAGGGCTCGTCGCAGTTCCACCAGGTGAAGTGACTGACGTCGACCGTCCAGGCGAGCTTCTCGGCGGCGTAGGTCGACTCGATGACCTCGCCCATGCCCTCCTGTCGCCACATGCCTGCGTCGGTGTCGTACCAGTACGCCTCGATCTCTTCGCCGAGGCTGTAGTCGTCCTGCAGGTCGTCCGGGAGCACGAACTCCAGGGTGGCCTGCGCGCCATCTTTGAGCGACAGCGGCTCGCCAGCGTCGGTCTGAAGTTGGACGTCGGCCATGAACACCGACTGCATCGGCGTCGGGTCGTCGTCACCTTCGAGCACGCCCTCGAGCGGGCCGGGCATGCCGGCGCGCTCGTGGGTCGATGGGTTCAGCGGAGTGATGAGCGCCTGGGCGGCGCCGGTGTAATCGTCGCCGGCCGCGTCGACCAGCGAGTTGGCCGGGATGCTCACGTGCACCCGGTCTTCGTAAAGCTCGCTGTCCGTAGTCGGGTCGAAAGGGTGGGGCGCGCCGGTCGCCAGCAGGTGAATCGAGCGGGCCGCCTCGGTGTTCGCGGGCAGGTCGACCACGGCGGTGGCCGGTGCGAAGCCGTCGGCCTCGACCATGGCGAGGGTGCGCCCGGAGGTGAGCTCGTCGAAGGAGACAGCGCCGTCGGCGTTGGTCTGGCCTGTGGCCGGAGAGGCGGACGAAGCGCCGGGCTTCGCCAGAGTGACATTGGCCGAGTCGATCGGCTCGCCGTCGATATCGAAGATGGTCAGTTCGAGCGACGACGTCTGGGTCTCGGCGTCGGAGGCGTCGGATTGGGCGTCGCTTGCGTCGGAGCCCGCGTCAGGGCCGATGTCGCTGCCGGAGGCGTCTTCGTGAGTATCCGTGGCCGCGTCCTGTCCGCCATTATTGTTGGCGTTGTTGCCGCTGCCGCCGCCCTGGTCGTCGGAGCAGGCCCCCAGACTCGCCGCCAGGCAGAGCACGGTGAGCGCGCTGAAGAGTCGGTTCCATCGTCTGTGTCTCGTGCGTCTCATTGTCATCCTTCCCATTTGAGAGTCCATCTGAGTCATTCACGTTGGCGACGTTGGTCGCCGCCGTCCGGGAAGGGGTAATTGCAACGAAGATGCCATCGGCGCGGGATGGTGTGCTGGGCGGATCGAGGTGGGGCGGAGTACCAAAATTTCGGCCATTGATGTCAGCCGAGCAGAAGATTTCGAGTTCGGCGCGGTTCGCAGTAGCGGAATGGCTCGC
It encodes:
- a CDS encoding carboxypeptidase-like regulatory domain-containing protein, with the protein product MRRTRHRRWNRLFSALTVLCLAASLGACSDDQGGGSGNNANNNGGQDAATDTHEDASGSDIGPDAGSDASDAQSDASDAETQTSSLELTIFDIDGEPIDSANVTLAKPGASSASPATGQTNADGAVSFDELTSGRTLAMVEADGFAPATAVVDLPANTEAARSIHLLATGAPHPFDPTTDSELYEDRVHVSIPANSLVDAAGDDYTGAAQALITPLNPSTHERAGMPGPLEGVLEGDDDPTPMQSVFMADVQLQTDAGEPLSLKDGAQATLEFVLPDDLQDDYSLGEEIEAYWYDTDAGMWRQEGMGEVIESTYAAEKLAWTVDVSHFTWWNCDEPWYDKECVQVSVVDEASGAPVSGAQIYVDGVSYNGTSYGITGDSGVTCVDFKLGSTAQVSAAGSDGRTQIGDAVEISGTGTAATCSGMGDGDCQQVQIELAPPSCLSGTVVDEGGNPIEGATISGRYDGPFGTESETATSGPSGEYCLAVPRGAEVDVVVTHTDANGEFMTASSSVTAADASLVCGDDSCTDVDPLTPEVGQMSCISGEVMTNPGTNDFGPVSPGTHVYVFHGQRGDAAGMGDFVIDCTKPPEEWGTLLAETTTNADGSFCAPTPVAAVDVSVVAGKCGSQAERCLRVRGGVSVAQAASCGDGDCTDLIEPIYMFNECGEGP